A stretch of the Sulfolobus acidocaldarius SUSAZ genome encodes the following:
- a CDS encoding RNA methyltransferase: MERPTLLLTAKKNKDNICLIEILNRILIKDMNATAVEIVKNVIILYSNLNPMEAYGLLISGPPSCVAKIFPIHGIIDSISEAEVIRKSVDLCKNVLKNTFYVQCYSRGVKVNCREIEIGIGIGLKGITKVDFKSPELIVFVNVVRDKSYISLLKKGGEKVSVKSLGQNI; this comes from the coding sequence ATGGAAAGACCAACACTTCTCCTAACTGCTAAAAAGAACAAAGACAACATCTGCTTGATAGAAATACTTAACAGGATCCTGATAAAGGATATGAACGCTACAGCTGTCGAGATAGTGAAGAACGTGATTATTCTATATTCTAATTTAAATCCAATGGAAGCTTATGGATTATTAATATCCGGACCTCCATCATGTGTTGCTAAAATATTTCCTATACATGGCATTATAGATAGCATTTCTGAGGCTGAAGTGATTAGGAAATCTGTTGATCTGTGTAAAAATGTGCTAAAGAATACTTTTTATGTTCAATGTTACTCAAGGGGAGTAAAGGTTAATTGCAGAGAAATTGAAATAGGTATAGGTATAGGTCTTAAGGGAATTACTAAGGTTGATTTCAAATCACCTGAGTTAATAGTTTTTGTGAATGTGGTAAGGGACAAGTCTTACATCTCGTTGTTAAAAAAGGGTGGAGAGAAAGTTTCGGTCAAGTCTCTGGGTCAAAATATATAG
- a CDS encoding replication protein C (Part of the RFC clamp loader complex which loads the PCNA sliding clamp onto DNA) — translation MPLQWFLKYRPKSLQEVENQDEVKEELKKWIESWLNGEPTAKAVLLYGPPGVGKTTLAEALARNYKLELLEMNASDSRNLRDIKDVAERASISGSLFGIKGKIILLDEIDGIYSRADAGAIPAILELIEKTKYPVILTANDPWDPSLRSLRNAVKMIELKRLGKYPLRRLLKRICEKEKIVCIDEALDHIIEQSEGDARYCINMLQGIAEGYGKVTLDNVKELVRRKDRELDPFETLRDVFWAKYYWQAKNAVTNSQVDYELLMRWFDENIPLQYTSMEDVWRAYEALSRASVFLTRAKQVGWDLLSYMFDLMGPGIAFASLEKKKPGYKARWVKYQFPQYIQALARTKEKRDSIETLLKKIGEKTHTSKRKVLNDTLPFLASYYTRHAEAVENYLQLTEGEKEILNVFTQGNKPTSEEKEQKSKKYYPKRSSSRKT, via the coding sequence TTGCCATTACAATGGTTCCTGAAGTATAGACCAAAAAGTCTACAAGAGGTTGAAAACCAAGATGAAGTCAAAGAAGAACTTAAAAAATGGATAGAAAGTTGGCTTAATGGAGAGCCAACAGCTAAAGCTGTACTATTATATGGTCCACCAGGTGTAGGTAAAACAACTCTAGCTGAAGCATTAGCTAGAAACTATAAGTTAGAATTATTAGAGATGAATGCTAGTGATTCAAGAAATTTAAGGGACATAAAGGATGTTGCTGAAAGGGCATCTATTTCAGGCTCTTTATTTGGAATTAAGGGGAAAATAATATTACTAGATGAAATAGACGGAATTTATTCAAGGGCTGATGCTGGTGCTATACCTGCAATCTTAGAGTTAATAGAAAAAACAAAATATCCAGTAATTCTCACTGCTAATGATCCATGGGATCCGTCTCTAAGAAGCTTAAGAAACGCAGTGAAAATGATAGAGTTAAAAAGATTAGGAAAATATCCGTTGAGGAGATTATTAAAGAGGATATGTGAGAAGGAGAAAATAGTTTGCATTGATGAGGCATTAGACCATATTATAGAGCAAAGTGAAGGTGATGCACGATATTGTATAAATATGCTTCAGGGTATAGCGGAGGGATATGGGAAGGTCACATTAGATAACGTAAAAGAACTAGTAAGGAGAAAGGATAGGGAATTAGATCCCTTCGAAACCCTTAGAGACGTATTTTGGGCTAAGTATTATTGGCAGGCGAAAAATGCAGTCACAAATAGTCAGGTTGATTATGAGTTGTTAATGAGATGGTTTGATGAGAATATCCCATTACAATACACGTCCATGGAAGATGTTTGGAGAGCTTACGAGGCTCTATCTAGAGCTTCTGTTTTTCTGACAAGAGCTAAACAAGTAGGATGGGATTTATTATCATATATGTTTGATTTGATGGGACCAGGTATTGCATTTGCGTCACTAGAGAAAAAGAAACCAGGTTATAAGGCAAGATGGGTAAAGTATCAGTTTCCACAATATATTCAAGCCTTAGCTAGGACTAAAGAAAAACGTGATAGTATCGAGACCCTTCTTAAAAAAATAGGTGAAAAAACTCATACCTCAAAAAGAAAGGTATTAAATGACACTTTACCATTCCTTGCGTCTTATTATACTAGGCATGCAGAAGCAGTAGAAAATTATCTCCAACTAACCGAAGGGGAGAAAGAAATTTTAAACGTTTTTACACAGGGTAATAAGCCAACTAGTGAAGAAAAGGAACAAAAAAGTAAAAAATACTATCCTAAGAGATCTTCTAGTCGTAAGACTTAA
- a CDS encoding proteasome subunit beta, translated as MNLQNKILKGTTTVGIKVKDGVVLAADRRASAGYYVAHKYVRKVLYVTDNIGITTAGSVADLQFIYEALKYIYHRNSITGEGPITVKGIATWLANVLSSSKYFPYLVQILIGGVDDQPQLYNLDYLGDITEEEYTATGSGSPEALGVLEDNYKPEMSLDDAAELAKRAIFSSIKRDSFTGTGVIVTKITKNGHEEKEYYITKR; from the coding sequence ATGAATCTTCAAAATAAAATTCTGAAGGGAACAACGACTGTAGGGATTAAGGTCAAGGATGGAGTAGTATTAGCTGCTGATAGAAGAGCCAGCGCAGGTTATTATGTTGCTCATAAGTATGTTAGAAAGGTCTTATACGTCACTGATAATATAGGGATTACGACTGCAGGTAGCGTTGCTGATTTACAATTTATATATGAAGCTTTAAAATATATATATCATCGTAATTCTATAACTGGCGAAGGTCCCATAACTGTTAAAGGCATAGCCACATGGCTAGCTAATGTACTTTCTTCATCTAAATACTTCCCATATCTAGTCCAAATACTAATAGGTGGAGTAGATGATCAGCCACAACTCTACAATTTAGATTACCTGGGGGATATCACTGAGGAGGAGTATACTGCAACAGGTTCAGGATCACCGGAAGCTCTTGGAGTACTTGAGGATAACTATAAGCCAGAAATGTCACTAGATGATGCTGCAGAATTAGCTAAAAGAGCTATATTCTCCTCTATAAAGAGAGACTCTTTTACAGGCACAGGAGTGATAGTCACTAAAATTACCAAGAATGGGCATGAAGAAAAAGAGTATTATATCACTAAGAGATAG
- a CDS encoding cell division control protein Cdc6: MKVLDDIKNLIEDLLGGDTVFNNTKILNPEYIPSNLPHRENQIKEMTVSFRDLILNPGSSSIRLVIIGRTGTGKSVTTKKFGLKLREIAHERNLRLEYVHVNCHRQRTLYLILQEISQGLRLQLPNRGLSSQETFRIIYDYLEKRNIHLVITLDEFDYFVSTAPLEDIYFLVRVYDELNVTTKRLHYIFIVREITSLSGLDKSIKDHIIKNIIDFPPYKSAELYDILADRVYNEKAFKENSVSEEVLRFIAEVHGFDKGGSGNARISIETLELAGKIADSENSPIVTLEHAKKANSKINPELSALIDSIKELDLHQLIFLKALVLLHDQEGIDFFPIGKIEQRYVELSKNFGEEPRRHTQIFEYVRRMKLMGLINTRQSGRGMRGRTTLVSLPIPISMEFKDLINTEIRKRLEQSRIS; encoded by the coding sequence GTGAAAGTTTTGGATGACATAAAGAATCTCATTGAAGATCTATTAGGAGGTGACACAGTATTTAACAATACTAAAATTTTAAATCCAGAATATATACCTTCAAATCTTCCTCATAGGGAAAATCAGATTAAAGAGATGACAGTTTCCTTTAGAGATCTTATATTGAATCCTGGAAGTTCGTCCATAAGATTGGTAATAATAGGAAGAACAGGAACAGGCAAATCTGTAACAACAAAGAAGTTCGGATTAAAACTCAGAGAAATAGCTCATGAGAGAAATTTAAGGTTAGAATACGTTCATGTGAATTGTCATAGACAGCGAACCTTATACCTTATTTTACAAGAGATTTCTCAAGGGCTACGGTTACAATTGCCTAATAGAGGTTTATCTTCACAGGAAACATTTAGAATAATATATGATTATTTAGAGAAAAGGAACATTCATCTTGTTATTACTCTTGACGAATTTGACTATTTTGTAAGTACAGCACCACTGGAAGATATATATTTCTTAGTAAGAGTTTACGACGAGCTAAATGTCACTACTAAGAGACTACATTATATTTTCATTGTTAGGGAAATAACTAGTCTTTCAGGTTTAGATAAGAGTATTAAAGATCATATAATCAAGAACATTATAGATTTTCCACCTTATAAATCAGCAGAACTATATGATATTCTTGCAGATAGAGTCTATAACGAGAAGGCATTTAAGGAGAATTCTGTATCGGAAGAGGTATTGAGGTTTATAGCTGAAGTTCATGGATTTGATAAAGGGGGTAGTGGAAATGCAAGAATATCAATAGAAACTCTTGAACTTGCAGGAAAAATTGCAGATAGCGAGAATTCACCAATCGTTACGTTAGAACATGCGAAGAAAGCTAACTCAAAAATTAACCCTGAATTAAGTGCATTAATTGATAGTATTAAAGAACTTGATCTTCATCAACTAATATTTCTAAAGGCTCTCGTATTATTACATGATCAAGAAGGGATAGACTTCTTTCCAATAGGTAAAATAGAACAAAGATATGTTGAATTAAGTAAGAATTTTGGTGAAGAGCCTAGGAGACATACTCAAATATTTGAATACGTTAGGCGGATGAAGCTAATGGGTCTTATAAACACAAGGCAAAGTGGTAGAGGGATGAGAGGAAGAACAACGCTAGTATCTTTACCTATACCTATTTCTATGGAATTTAAAGACTTAATAAATACAGAAATTAGAAAGAGGTTAGAACAATCGAGGATCTCATAA
- the rfc gene encoding ATPase AAA (Part of the RFC clamp loader complex which loads the PCNA sliding clamp onto DNA; in Methanosarcina and Methanococcoides the RFC clamp loader is made up of 2 similar small subunits and one large subunit; the proteins in this cluster are small subunit 1 which is necessary for clamp loading activity), protein MEEEILWAEKYRPKSLDEIVNQKEIVERLKKFVKEKNMPHLLFAGPPGTGKTTAALALVRDLYGNSYRQYFLELNASDERGIDVIRNKVKEFARTVASNNVPFKVILLDEADNMTADAQQALRRTMELYTETTRFILACNYLSKIIEPIQSRTALFRFYPLKKEDVVNRLIQIAKNEKIEFDPKGIETIFDITQGDMRKAINVIQAASAYGKITVETVYKVLGLAQPKEIREMLHLALSGKFLQARDKLRELLINYGLSGEDIIKQVHKELTGNEISIPDDLKVVLVDYAGEVEFRIMEGADDEIQLSAFLAKLALHAEKYSGGK, encoded by the coding sequence ATGGAAGAAGAGATATTATGGGCAGAAAAATATAGACCTAAATCATTAGACGAAATAGTTAATCAAAAGGAAATAGTAGAAAGATTAAAGAAGTTTGTTAAAGAAAAGAATATGCCACATTTGCTTTTTGCAGGTCCCCCTGGTACAGGAAAGACAACTGCAGCATTGGCACTAGTTAGAGATCTTTATGGGAACAGTTATAGACAGTACTTTTTGGAGCTTAATGCAAGCGATGAAAGAGGTATTGATGTTATACGAAATAAGGTAAAAGAATTTGCCAGAACAGTCGCATCAAATAATGTGCCCTTTAAAGTTATATTACTCGATGAGGCTGATAATATGACAGCTGACGCTCAGCAAGCTCTAAGAAGAACCATGGAGTTATATACGGAGACGACGAGATTCATATTAGCATGTAATTATTTGAGTAAAATCATTGAACCAATACAATCAAGAACTGCATTATTCAGATTTTATCCTCTAAAGAAGGAAGACGTAGTCAATAGATTAATTCAGATTGCAAAGAATGAAAAGATCGAGTTTGATCCAAAAGGAATCGAAACAATTTTTGATATAACACAAGGTGATATGAGAAAAGCTATAAATGTAATTCAAGCAGCTTCAGCTTACGGAAAGATCACCGTAGAAACTGTTTATAAAGTTCTGGGTTTGGCCCAACCCAAAGAGATAAGAGAAATGCTACATTTAGCCCTTAGTGGTAAGTTTTTACAAGCTAGAGATAAGTTGCGAGAACTACTCATAAATTACGGATTATCTGGAGAGGATATAATCAAACAAGTACATAAAGAACTCACGGGAAATGAGATAAGTATACCAGATGACCTAAAGGTAGTATTGGTTGATTATGCAGGAGAGGTAGAATTCAGAATTATGGAAGGAGCAGACGATGAGATACAGTTATCGGCTTTTTTAGCGAAATTAGCGTTACATGCAGAAAAATATTCTGGAGGGAAGTAA
- a CDS encoding molybdenum cofactor biosynthesis protein MoaC (MoaC; along with MoaA is involved in conversion of a guanosine derivative into molybdopterin precursor Z; involved in molybdenum cofactor biosynthesis), which translates to MTEIRMIDISGKDIVLREAIAEGFIKLKKDTIEKITKREIEKGDVIATAKVAGILAAKKTHELLPMCHPIPLEYINVEIEIQNDGLKVVSTIRAHYRTGVEMEALTATSIALLTIWDMVKKYEKDEKGQYPLTEISKIRVVSKIKSYD; encoded by the coding sequence ATGACTGAAATTCGAATGATTGATATTTCAGGAAAAGATATAGTGCTAAGAGAAGCAATAGCTGAAGGATTTATAAAACTTAAGAAAGATACCATAGAAAAAATAACAAAGAGAGAAATAGAAAAAGGAGATGTGATCGCTACAGCGAAAGTTGCTGGAATTTTAGCTGCAAAGAAGACTCATGAGTTATTACCAATGTGTCATCCAATTCCCTTAGAATATATCAATGTAGAAATCGAGATTCAAAATGATGGGTTAAAAGTAGTCTCGACAATAAGAGCTCATTACAGAACTGGAGTCGAAATGGAGGCTCTGACTGCTACTAGTATAGCCCTTTTGACTATTTGGGATATGGTAAAGAAGTACGAAAAAGATGAAAAAGGACAATATCCATTGACAGAGATCAGTAAAATTAGAGTTGTTAGTAAAATTAAGTCTTACGACTAG